From one Astatotilapia calliptera chromosome 10, fAstCal1.2, whole genome shotgun sequence genomic stretch:
- the vps11 gene encoding vacuolar protein sorting-associated protein 11 homolog has translation MTTPQSANTNKMAAFLQWRKFVFFDKDTVKDPDDNGKNFLLPKGISASDSGRGHIVLGDMEGKIWLLMRSLQLMSFQAYKLRVTHLYQLKQHSILVSVGQDEHGINPVVKVWNLDKRDSGNPLCTRIFPAIPGNKPTEVSCLSVHENLNFMAIGFTDGSVVLTKGDITRDRHSKTLTLHEGASPVTGLAFRQVAKVTHLFVATLEKVYCYTLSIKEYPKVELDTHGCALRCSSLADPSQDSQFIVAGEECVYLYQPDERGPCFAFDGHKLLAHWHRGYLFLLIRDVKSPNKTCFSSGESSPSDKQLLTIYDLDNKFIAYSASFDDVIDVVAEWGSFYILTRDGKMFVLQEKDTQTKLEMLFKKNLFVMAINLAKSQHLDSDGVSDIFRQYGDHLYLKGDHDGAIQQYIRTIGKLEPSYVIRKFLDAQRIHNLTAYLQALHRQSLANADHTTLLLNCYTKLKDSSKLEEFIKSSENEVHFDVEIAIKVLRQAGYHSHAVFLAEKHMHHEWYLKIQLEDLKNYQEGLRYIGRLPFEQAESNMKRYGKTLMHHVPEGTTLLLKGLCTNYQPSGDAAEKDSLDRSVVNKANSEEFIPIFANNPRELKAFLEHMIEVDPRSPQGVYDTLLELRLQDWAHEQDPERKKVLQGEAVLLLRSDNTVFDKALVLCQMHNFKEGILYLYEKGKLYQQIMHYHMQNEEYGKVVEACKSYGDQECCLWEQALGYFARKEEDCKTYISEVLHHIDQNNLMPPLLVVQTLAHNSTATLSVIKDYLINKLLRENQQIEDDERKIRQYRDETAHLRSEIQELKTSAKIFQKTKCNMCNSPLDLPSVHFLCCHSFHQHCFESYAESEAECPTCTPENRKVMDMLRAQDQKRDLHDHFNRQLRSSNDGFSVVADYFGRGVFNKLTLVTDPPGSKSVGNLEVNLQRDLLIHTKRNS, from the exons ATGACAACACCCCAGTCTGCAAATACTAACAAAATGGCAGCGTTCTTACAGTGGAGGAAATTTGTCTTCTTTGATAAGGATACGGTGAAGGACCCAGATGACAATGGGAAAAACTTTCTTCTCCCAAAAGGGATCTCGGCTTCTGACTCCGGTCGGGGTCATATCGTTCTCGGAG ATATGGAAGGTAAGATCTGGCTTTTGATGCGCTCCTTGCAGCTGATGTCTTTTCAGGCCTACAAGTTGCGAGTTACACATCTCTACCAGCTTAAGCAACACAGCATCCTTGTGTCAGTGGGTCAGGATGAACATGGAATAAACCCTGTA GTAAAGGTCTGGAACCTGGACAAGAGGGACAGTGGAAATCCTCTCTGCACTAGGATATTTCCTGCAATTCCAGGCAACAAACCAACTGAAGTTTCTTGCCTCAGTGTGCACGAAAACCTGAACTTTATGGCAATTG GCTTCACGGATGGCAGTGTGGTTTTGACCAAAGGTGACATCACCAGAGATCGTCACAGTAAAACTCTGACTCTGCATGAGGGAGCTAGCCCTGTCACTGGCCTCGCCTTCCGCCAAGTAGCAAAAGTTACCCATCTGTTTGTTGCCACCCTGGAGAAAGTCTAC TGTTACACCCTGTCCATCAAGGAGTATCCAAAAGTGGAGCTGGATACACACGGCTGTGCACTGCGCTGCTCATCCCTGGCAGATCCATCCCAGGATTCTCAGTTCATTGTTGCTGGTGAAGAATGTGTGTACCTGTATCAGCCTGATGAACGAGGGCCCTGTTTTGCTTTTGATGGACACAAGCTATTGGCCCACTGGCACCGTGGATATCTGTTTTTACTCATAAGGGATGTAAAGTCACCCAACAA gACATGCTTCAGTAGTGGAGAGAGCTCGCCATCAGACAAACAGCTGCTAACTATCTATGACCTGGACAACAAATTCATTGCCTACAGTGCCTCTTTTGATGATGTCATTGACGTGGTAGCAGAGTGGGGTTCCTTCTACATTCTGACTAGAGATGGAAAAATGTTTGTTCTCCAGGAGAAAGACACACAGACCAAACTGGAG ATGCTGTTTAAGAAGAATCTGTTTGTGATGGCCATAAACCTGGCTAAGAGTCAGCACCTGGACAGTGATGGAGTATCAGATATCTTCAGACAATATGGTGATCACCTGTACCTTAAGGGGGACCACGACGGTGCCATTCAGCAGTATATTCG CACCATTGGGAAGCTGGAGCCATCATATGTCATCAGGAAATTTCTAGATGCACAGAGGATCCACAATCTGACAGCCTATCTGCAAGCCCTGCACAGGCAGTCACTGGCCAATGCAGATCAcactacactgctgctcaactGTTATACTAAGCTCAAGGACAGTTCCAAGCTGGAAGAGTTCATTAAG AGCAGTGAAAATGAAGTACACTTTGATGTTGAAATCGCCATCAAGGTTCTCCGGCAGGCTGGCTACCACAGCCACGCTGTCTTCTTGGCTGAGAAACATATGCACCACGAGTGGTACCTAAAGATCCAGCTGGAGGACTTGAAG AATTATCAAGAAGGGCTGCGCTACATTGGGCGTCTGCCTTTTGAACAAGCTGAAAGCAACATGAAGCGTTATGGCAAGACACTGATGCACCATGTCCCTGAAGGTACCACGCTCCTCCTGAAGGGCTTATGCACTAATTACCAACccagtggagacgctgctgaaAAAGACAGCCTGGACAGGAGTGTGGTCAATAAG GCAAACTCTGAGGAATTCATCCCGATTTTTGCCAATAACCCTCGGGAGCTCAAAGCCTTCCTGGAGCACATGATTGAGGTGGACCCCCGTTCTCCCCAGGGTGTGTATGACACACTACTGGAACTACGGTTGCAAGACTGGGCACATGAACAAGATCCTGAG aGAAAGAAGGTCCTGCAGGGGGAAGCTGTGTTGCTACTGAGGAGTGACAACACTGTGTTTGACAAGGCCCTTGTCCTGTGCCAGATGCACAACTTCAAAGAAGGCATCCTCTACCTGTATGAGAAAGGCAAACT GTACCAGCAGATTATGCACTACCACATGCAGAATGAGGAGTATGGAAAAGTAGTGGAGGCCTGCAAAAGTTATGGGGACCAAGAGTGTTGCCTTTGGGAGCAGGCGCTGGGATACTTTGCCAGAAAGGAAGAAGACTGCAAAACTTATATCAGTGAGGTCCTACATCACATTGATCAAAACAACCTGATGCCTCCATTACTTG TGGTGCAAACATTAGCCCACAACTCGACAGCCACTCTCTCCGTCATCAAAGACTACCTCATCAACAAATTGCTTAGAGAGAACCAACAGATTGAGGATGATGAACGGAAAATCCGACAGTATCGCGATGAAACGGCTCACCTTCGCTCAGAAATCCAGGAGCTCAAAACAAG TGCCAAGATATTCCAGAAGACAAAGTGTAACATGTGCAACAGCCCACTGGACCTGCCATCTGTTCACTTCCTGTGCTGCCACTCCTTCCACCAACACTGCTTTGAAAGCTATGCTGAGAGCGAGGCGGAGTGCCCAACTTGCACTCCAGAAAACCGAAAAGTCATGGACATGCTGCGTGCCCAGGACCAAAAGCGCGATTTGCACGATCACTTCAACAGACAG TTACGCAGCTCTAACGATGGATTCTCTGTGGTAGCTGACTATTTTGGCCGAGGAGTCTTCAACAAATTGACCCTAGTTACTGACCCACCTGGCAGCAAATCTGTAGGGAATCTGGAAGTCAACCTGCAGAGGGACCTTCTCATCCACACCAAGAGAAACAGCTAG